The following coding sequences lie in one Balneola vulgaris DSM 17893 genomic window:
- a CDS encoding carboxypeptidase-like regulatory domain-containing protein: protein MKSFIATLFLLLFCSISLFAQQADVIRGVVIQQETQEPIPGAQVFINGTTLGTLSDSLGNFILKDVPIGIVEVVVRVLGFEYASFKVNTNSIETEYRVELKEKVYELDQITVSPDPEEWKINFEQFRKVFIGQGPFSDETKIKNKEDLNFEYDVKQNKLIAFAYDKLIIENKALGYEIYFYLENFQIDFTNRTNTFSGQTQFIPLKSRRKRTQRRWEANRELAYKGSFLHFSQSLIANRSVDEGFVVKWEKREDKARYITRDTIATETYFQKVKQEEYLFRFDNFINVQFMGEFEDPSYLRSIASVFDSNPRTLVDYQVSSVTLLADSVRMDKNAYVYNPTDLLFDGYWSFESVSDMLPLDYSMLKKDD, encoded by the coding sequence TTGAAATCATTCATAGCTACTTTATTTCTTCTACTCTTTTGTTCCATTTCTTTGTTTGCACAACAAGCGGATGTAATTCGAGGCGTAGTAATCCAACAAGAAACACAAGAGCCTATTCCCGGTGCTCAAGTATTTATCAATGGAACCACATTGGGTACCCTATCTGATAGCCTAGGAAACTTCATACTAAAGGATGTGCCGATCGGAATTGTTGAAGTGGTTGTACGTGTGCTCGGCTTCGAGTATGCCTCCTTCAAAGTGAACACAAATTCTATTGAAACTGAATATCGAGTTGAGCTTAAAGAAAAAGTCTATGAACTTGATCAAATTACGGTATCACCCGATCCAGAAGAATGGAAAATTAACTTCGAGCAATTTAGAAAAGTTTTTATAGGCCAAGGGCCATTTTCAGATGAAACAAAGATTAAGAATAAAGAAGATCTAAACTTTGAATATGATGTAAAGCAAAATAAGTTAATTGCTTTTGCATACGATAAACTCATCATTGAAAACAAGGCTTTAGGATACGAGATCTACTTCTACTTAGAGAATTTTCAAATAGACTTCACAAATAGGACCAATACATTTTCAGGACAAACCCAATTCATTCCCTTAAAGTCTAGGCGTAAACGAACACAAAGAAGGTGGGAAGCTAATAGAGAACTCGCTTATAAAGGTTCATTCCTACATTTTTCGCAATCATTAATTGCTAATAGAAGTGTTGATGAAGGTTTTGTTGTGAAGTGGGAAAAGCGTGAAGATAAAGCACGTTATATCACCCGAGATACTATAGCTACTGAAACATATTTCCAAAAAGTAAAACAAGAGGAATATCTATTTCGCTTCGATAACTTCATAAATGTGCAATTCATGGGTGAATTTGAAGACCCTAGCTATTTAAGGTCTATCGCTTCTGTATTTGACTCTAACCCAAGAACCTTAGTAGACTATCAAGTATCTTCTGTGACTCTACTTGCAGATTCTGTTCGTATGGATAAAAACGCATATGTATATAACCCAACCGATCTTTTATTTGATGGGTATTGGTCGTTTGAAAGTGTTTCTGATATGCTTCCTCTTGATTATTCTATGCTTAAAAAGGATGACTAA
- the recA gene encoding recombinase RecA, whose product MAESKDKLKALDIAVGQIEKQHGKGTIMKLGDDAAQDVEVISTGSIMVDYALGVQGVPRGRITEIYGPEASGKTTLALQVIAEAQKNGGYAAFIDAEHAFDPRYAKALGIKVDELLVSQPDSGEQALEITETLIRSGALDVIVVDSVAALVPRAELEGEMGDSHMGLQARLMSQALRKITGIVNKSHTACIFINQVREKIGVMFGNPETTTGGRALKFYSSVRLDIRRIGAIKKGDEVLGNRTKVKVAKNKVAPPFKVVEFNIMYGKGISKIAEILDLAVEFDIIQKRGSWFRYDGEPIGQGADSAMQFLEEDAALTEKIESTVRARLKGEEPDEITADASKEKEAETA is encoded by the coding sequence ATGGCTGAATCAAAAGATAAACTAAAAGCACTCGACATTGCCGTTGGGCAAATTGAAAAGCAACACGGTAAAGGCACCATCATGAAGTTAGGTGATGATGCAGCTCAAGATGTTGAGGTGATCTCTACAGGATCAATAATGGTAGATTATGCCCTTGGTGTTCAAGGCGTGCCACGTGGTCGTATTACCGAAATCTATGGACCTGAAGCCAGTGGTAAAACAACATTGGCCTTACAAGTAATAGCCGAAGCTCAAAAGAATGGTGGATATGCCGCATTTATTGATGCAGAGCATGCCTTTGACCCTCGCTACGCTAAAGCATTAGGTATTAAAGTTGATGAACTACTCGTATCTCAACCTGATAGTGGTGAACAAGCCCTCGAAATTACCGAAACCCTTATTCGCTCTGGAGCACTAGACGTTATTGTTGTGGATTCAGTGGCTGCACTAGTACCTCGTGCTGAACTTGAAGGCGAGATGGGTGACTCACATATGGGTCTTCAAGCACGCTTAATGTCGCAAGCACTTAGAAAAATCACTGGTATCGTAAACAAATCTCACACTGCTTGTATTTTCATTAACCAGGTACGTGAGAAGATTGGAGTGATGTTTGGTAACCCGGAAACAACTACCGGTGGACGTGCACTTAAATTCTACTCATCGGTACGATTAGACATCCGAAGAATTGGCGCCATCAAGAAAGGCGATGAGGTTCTTGGTAACCGTACGAAAGTAAAAGTAGCTAAAAACAAAGTAGCTCCACCTTTTAAGGTTGTGGAATTCAATATTATGTATGGTAAAGGGATTTCTAAAATTGCAGAGATACTTGATCTCGCAGTTGAGTTCGACATCATTCAGAAAAGAGGAAGCTGGTTCCGATATGATGGTGAACCTATTGGACAAGGTGCTGATTCTGCTATGCAGTTCTTGGAAGAAGATGCAGCACTTACTGAAAAGATCGAAAGTACCGTTCGTGCTCGACTAAAAGGTGAAGAGCCTGATGAGATTACCGCCGATGCGAGTAAAGAAAAAGAAGCCGAAACAGCTTAA
- a CDS encoding PAS domain-containing hybrid sensor histidine kinase/response regulator: MSYTDEYGITNKLLLRQLKKAYGEDKALPDELVILLHKVQSSYEHYDSDRALLERAMDLSSEEILESNVKLKVENEKQVKVLNTLKESLETLGIREFEALNTENISAVADYVKLQIEYRKKVTQALSESEKRYKLFVENATDIIYRVDKDGYFTYVNPVAYRLSGYTEQGLLAMKFINLVRDDYRDTVYNFYTTRIKKKESTNYLEFPLKTINGKELWIGQNVQILYRDGKYHGIQAVARDITKFKKVQRDLLEAKKQAEESSKAKEEFLANMSHEIRTPMNAIIGLTKLLNQTPLNPEQKKYVEATINSADYLISIINDILDFSKIEARKLDIEQVGFDMVKLVDDVFSTMHFRAEEKGILLQKELSKDLKSYFIGDPTRIKQILINLLSNAIKFTDRGSVKLEVHALNTKKNGKVVQFKVVDTGIGISNEKLTKIFESFSQADTSTTRKFGGTGLGLTITQLLVELLGGKILVQSAVGEGSEFSVNIPLSYADKEDLAEQPVYNVNTFDISTINLLLVEDHKINRLLIKSLLDQWRVKHDWAQNGEEALEKLTNDKFDIILMDVQMPVMDGIEATMAIRNQLKMDIPIIALTANAVKGDTDRCKEAGMNDYLTKPFDPSTLYNKIINQLLVNE, encoded by the coding sequence ATGAGTTACACCGACGAATATGGAATTACTAACAAGCTTTTACTCCGCCAGCTAAAAAAGGCGTACGGTGAGGATAAGGCATTACCCGATGAGTTAGTGATTCTACTGCATAAGGTTCAGTCTTCCTATGAGCACTATGATAGTGATAGAGCATTACTAGAACGTGCTATGGATTTAAGTTCCGAGGAGATTTTAGAGTCGAATGTGAAGCTTAAAGTTGAAAATGAGAAACAAGTAAAGGTACTGAATACCCTAAAAGAGTCGCTAGAGACCTTAGGGATTAGAGAATTTGAAGCGTTGAACACTGAAAATATTTCAGCTGTAGCGGATTATGTGAAGCTACAAATAGAGTACCGGAAGAAGGTTACACAGGCTTTAAGTGAAAGTGAAAAAAGGTATAAGCTATTCGTAGAAAATGCCACGGATATTATCTATAGGGTAGATAAAGATGGGTACTTCACCTATGTAAATCCTGTTGCCTATAGATTATCAGGTTATACTGAACAGGGCCTCTTGGCTATGAAGTTTATAAACTTAGTGAGAGATGATTATAGAGATACTGTATATAATTTCTATACCACTAGAATTAAGAAAAAAGAGTCTACTAATTATTTAGAGTTTCCACTTAAAACCATAAATGGGAAAGAGCTCTGGATTGGTCAAAATGTTCAAATTTTATACAGAGATGGTAAATATCATGGCATACAAGCAGTTGCCCGTGATATAACGAAGTTTAAAAAAGTACAGAGAGACCTATTAGAGGCTAAGAAGCAGGCGGAAGAATCCTCCAAAGCAAAAGAAGAATTTCTTGCCAATATGAGCCATGAAATTCGAACACCGATGAACGCCATCATAGGCTTAACAAAACTCTTAAATCAAACACCACTTAATCCAGAGCAAAAGAAATATGTAGAAGCTACTATTAACTCTGCTGATTATCTGATTTCTATTATCAATGACATTCTAGATTTCTCTAAAATAGAAGCCAGAAAACTTGATATTGAACAAGTGGGGTTCGATATGGTAAAGCTGGTTGATGATGTATTTTCGACCATGCATTTCAGAGCTGAAGAGAAAGGTATTTTATTACAGAAAGAACTGAGCAAAGACCTTAAGAGTTATTTTATTGGTGATCCAACTCGAATAAAACAAATACTAATCAACTTATTGAGTAACGCTATAAAGTTTACTGATCGAGGATCTGTGAAACTGGAGGTGCATGCGTTAAATACCAAAAAAAACGGTAAAGTTGTTCAGTTTAAAGTTGTAGATACAGGTATTGGTATTAGTAACGAAAAGCTCACTAAGATTTTTGAAAGTTTCAGCCAAGCAGACACAAGTACAACACGTAAATTTGGTGGAACGGGCTTAGGGCTTACCATTACACAATTATTAGTTGAACTGTTAGGTGGTAAGATTCTAGTGCAAAGTGCAGTAGGAGAGGGTTCAGAGTTTTCTGTGAATATTCCATTGAGTTATGCGGATAAAGAAGACCTTGCTGAACAACCCGTTTATAATGTAAACACCTTTGATATCTCGACTATTAATTTACTTCTCGTTGAAGATCATAAAATCAACCGATTGTTGATTAAGTCGTTACTCGATCAATGGCGTGTAAAACACGATTGGGCTCAAAATGGTGAAGAAGCTCTTGAAAAGCTGACCAATGATAAGTTCGATATTATATTGATGGATGTGCAAATGCCTGTAATGGATGGCATCGAAGCGACGATGGCAATTCGGAATCAATTGAAAATGGATATTCCTATAATTGCGCTAACAGCCAATGCTGTGAAGGGAGATACTGATCGTTGCAAAGAGGCTGGGATGAATGACTATTTAACAAAGCCATTCGACCCATCCACTCTTTACAATAAAATTATCAATCAGTTGCTAGTGAACGAATAG
- a CDS encoding FIST signal transduction protein produces MKSEQLIYSNSDGWVSRKRELGFSESSATLVFMFGTVELLGDESHYNFVRSKYPNAKIVTASTSGEISDQVHDEQNILVTAIQLEKTPIEVQSLNHSEVQDSYELGAKLAKKLSDHDLNHILVVSDGQVVNGSELVKGIRSETSNSVSITGGMASDNAQFIKTLVSVDEIPSEGNVVLIGFYGENIKITYGAKGGWDEFGPHRIVTKSIGNVLYEIDGKNALEIYKRYLGDKAEELPGSALLFPLNMKLDGVDEPLVRTVLNVDDEEGTMTFAGNMIEGSTVRFMRANFDRIIEGAMDAAVQNVERFNLAKNPDLVLMVSCVGRKLVLNQRIEEEVESVVDVFGQESTYAGFFSNGEISPHSNNLTCELHNQTMTITTFTELE; encoded by the coding sequence ATGAAAAGCGAACAGCTAATATATTCAAATTCTGATGGCTGGGTAAGCCGAAAAAGAGAGTTAGGGTTTTCAGAATCATCAGCAACTTTAGTGTTTATGTTTGGCACTGTTGAGTTACTGGGTGATGAAAGTCATTACAATTTTGTAAGGTCGAAGTATCCTAATGCTAAGATTGTAACTGCTTCAACATCGGGGGAAATTTCAGATCAAGTTCATGACGAGCAAAATATATTAGTAACAGCCATTCAATTAGAGAAAACACCAATTGAGGTGCAGTCGTTAAACCACAGTGAAGTTCAGGACAGCTATGAACTGGGAGCTAAACTTGCAAAGAAACTAAGTGATCATGACTTGAATCATATCTTGGTAGTATCGGATGGGCAGGTAGTAAATGGGTCAGAATTAGTTAAAGGAATTCGAAGTGAGACGAGTAATTCAGTAAGTATTACGGGTGGTATGGCCAGTGATAACGCTCAGTTTATTAAAACGCTTGTGAGTGTAGATGAAATACCGTCGGAAGGAAATGTAGTGCTGATTGGTTTTTATGGTGAAAACATAAAAATCACATACGGTGCCAAAGGGGGATGGGATGAATTTGGTCCTCACCGTATAGTCACAAAATCAATTGGCAATGTACTTTATGAGATTGATGGCAAAAATGCCTTAGAAATTTATAAGCGCTATCTAGGCGATAAAGCTGAAGAATTACCTGGTTCAGCTTTATTGTTCCCACTCAATATGAAATTAGATGGCGTGGATGAGCCGCTTGTTAGAACAGTTTTAAATGTTGATGATGAAGAAGGTACTATGACCTTCGCAGGAAATATGATTGAAGGTTCTACCGTTCGATTTATGCGTGCAAACTTTGACCGTATCATTGAAGGAGCAATGGATGCCGCTGTACAAAATGTTGAGCGCTTTAATTTAGCTAAGAATCCTGATTTAGTATTAATGGTGAGCTGTGTAGGACGGAAACTTGTACTCAATCAACGTATCGAAGAAGAAGTTGAAAGCGTAGTAGATGTATTTGGGCAAGAGAGCACTTATGCAGGGTTCTTCTCAAATGGAGAAATATCCCCACACTCGAATAATCTTACTTGTGAGCTGCACAATCAAACAATGACTATTACGACCTTTACCGAGTTAGAATGA
- a CDS encoding regulatory protein RecX: MPKAPKLPSTVSRIEVQKKSSVRYSIFSETEFIVGVSDATLVRLDLRKGTVIDEVLYQRIENEEERWKVREYLIGLLSRRDHASFELKQKGLKKDYSAQILDELIYELEQKGYINNHSFAVKYVHDKYEFNKWGPTKIRIELQKKKLSANIIEQALDEVFSEVDQIETIHALILKKKPALLRTEAFKRKKKIFDFLVRKGFSPNTILKQMDYLLELIEK, translated from the coding sequence TTGCCTAAAGCTCCGAAATTACCAAGCACTGTATCACGCATCGAAGTGCAGAAAAAATCATCAGTTAGGTACTCTATTTTTTCTGAAACAGAATTCATAGTGGGAGTTTCTGATGCTACTTTAGTAAGATTAGATTTACGTAAGGGAACCGTAATAGACGAAGTGCTCTATCAGCGAATAGAAAATGAAGAAGAAAGATGGAAAGTTAGAGAGTATCTCATTGGTCTATTATCAAGAAGAGATCATGCAAGTTTTGAGCTCAAACAAAAAGGATTAAAGAAAGACTACTCGGCTCAGATTCTAGATGAATTAATTTATGAACTTGAGCAAAAAGGATATATCAACAATCATAGTTTTGCGGTTAAATATGTCCATGACAAGTACGAGTTCAATAAATGGGGCCCCACTAAAATTCGAATAGAGTTACAGAAAAAGAAGCTTTCAGCAAACATCATTGAACAAGCACTGGATGAAGTGTTTAGTGAAGTGGATCAAATTGAAACGATTCATGCCTTAATTCTTAAAAAGAAACCGGCTTTACTTCGTACAGAGGCCTTTAAAAGGAAGAAGAAAATTTTTGACTTTTTAGTACGGAAAGGGTTCTCTCCAAATACTATATTAAAGCAGATGGATTACCTCTTAGAATTAATAGAAAAATGA
- a CDS encoding AI-2E family transporter has protein sequence MKNITLERVVKFGIGITAVGFLGLVLYRYGTLVLYLVLAMILSYILDPVVNWLQRNKIHRTLAISLTLIAVILVFVYASTSVVPIVAEQMVELAGQLDIQNIEMIANSVETKLSEDYQFIPEGFLSNNISQVLNSLFNFDQFSSVFSNVVGVFTDIFSAILVVPFAAFFFLKDGSKIRRDLLRLVPNKYFETSLTLIDKIEKRLGLYFRSVLLQSILVAFSSWSTLSIAGLENSLSVGIAVGLANTIPYFGPVLGYILSVIISIIETGDFSLVLACLLAIFIVQMLDNILFQPLLFSRSADMHPVAILFIILVGAETAGILGMLVAIPLATIIRITILQISWSFNNYQVFRRDTEVIKSSSG, from the coding sequence ATGAAAAACATCACCTTAGAACGTGTGGTAAAATTTGGGATTGGGATAACCGCCGTCGGTTTTCTTGGGCTCGTATTATACCGTTATGGTACATTGGTGTTGTACTTAGTGCTGGCTATGATTCTAAGTTACATTTTAGATCCTGTTGTAAACTGGTTACAACGCAACAAAATCCATCGCACGCTTGCCATATCGCTTACTCTCATAGCCGTAATTTTAGTGTTTGTGTATGCCTCTACTTCTGTTGTCCCAATTGTAGCAGAACAAATGGTAGAACTGGCTGGACAACTTGATATTCAAAATATTGAGATGATTGCCAATAGCGTGGAAACTAAGTTGAGTGAAGATTATCAATTTATTCCCGAGGGATTTCTAAGTAATAATATCTCTCAGGTATTGAATAGCTTATTTAACTTCGACCAGTTTTCATCTGTATTCAGTAATGTTGTGGGGGTATTCACCGACATCTTCTCGGCTATTCTGGTTGTTCCTTTTGCAGCTTTTTTCTTCTTAAAAGATGGATCCAAAATCCGTCGTGATTTACTCCGTTTGGTTCCCAATAAGTATTTCGAAACCTCGCTTACCCTCATCGATAAAATTGAGAAACGACTGGGATTATATTTTAGAAGTGTATTACTTCAAAGTATTTTAGTGGCTTTTAGTTCTTGGAGCACATTGTCTATTGCTGGACTTGAAAACTCATTATCGGTAGGTATTGCTGTAGGTCTCGCAAACACGATCCCTTATTTTGGGCCGGTTCTTGGCTACATACTTTCGGTGATTATATCAATCATTGAAACGGGAGATTTCTCGCTAGTGCTTGCTTGCTTGCTCGCAATCTTTATTGTGCAGATGCTAGACAATATCCTATTTCAACCATTGCTGTTCTCGAGATCGGCAGATATGCACCCGGTGGCTATCTTATTCATCATATTAGTTGGGGCTGAAACAGCGGGAATTCTAGGGATGTTGGTAGCTATACCATTGGCTACAATTATCCGAATTACCATTTTACAGATATCATGGAGTTTCAATAACTATCAAGTATTCCGGCGAGATACTGAAGTCATAAAAAGCTCCTCTGGTTAG
- the purN gene encoding phosphoribosylglycinamide formyltransferase, whose protein sequence is MNNLVVFASGSGSNFQSIIDAITSGQLSARIVGLVTNKNEAYAIERAKNNNIPVLVLNPSDFEDNSEYSEKLLQQLTDWNTDLIVLAGYLRKIPASIIQAFDNRILNIHPALLPKFGGKGFYGMNVHTAVIEQQEVETGCTVHVVTEEYDKGPILGQSKVQVLDTDTPEDLAKRVLTEEHKLYPRVIQSHLETLNQH, encoded by the coding sequence TTGAATAACCTCGTTGTTTTTGCCTCAGGTTCAGGCTCAAACTTCCAATCTATTATAGACGCCATTACATCGGGTCAGCTGTCCGCACGTATTGTAGGTTTGGTGACTAATAAAAATGAGGCCTATGCTATTGAACGAGCTAAAAATAACAACATTCCTGTTCTGGTTTTAAACCCCTCTGATTTTGAAGACAATAGCGAATACTCTGAAAAGCTCCTTCAGCAACTTACAGATTGGAATACAGATTTAATTGTTTTGGCTGGCTATTTGAGAAAAATTCCAGCTTCCATTATACAAGCGTTTGATAATAGAATATTAAACATCCATCCTGCTCTATTGCCCAAATTTGGAGGCAAAGGATTTTATGGAATGAATGTACATACAGCGGTTATTGAGCAACAAGAAGTTGAAACAGGTTGCACCGTTCATGTAGTAACAGAAGAATATGACAAAGGCCCTATTTTAGGGCAATCAAAAGTTCAGGTATTAGATACAGATACTCCTGAAGACCTTGCAAAACGTGTGCTTACGGAAGAACACAAATTGTATCCTCGTGTAATTCAATCTCATTTAGAAACTCTAAATCAACATTAA